One genomic segment of Mycolicibacterium gilvum includes these proteins:
- a CDS encoding alpha/beta hydrolase family protein, whose translation MRDVEPDSVPDEVLPLPVPDVPGADATARGLPRRVDLTLRQRLIVDSSAVADLALRTSIASLLSVTMVPTLAQALNRSAAATEQEHLRFYAELAAAQDPQLSFPAPQSPPRVSSRAANPVAEWVAHGNVRNIRFESSFRAVNPALRDHRAGFARNNIVHAQHWRHDDGPRPTLCLIHGFMGSAYLFNGLFFSLPWFYRCGYDVVLYTLPFHGRRAEKYSPFSGHGYFAHGMAGFAEAMAQAVHDFRSLLDYLEFTGVDRVALTGMSLGGYTSALIASVDDRIQAVIPNVPVVTPDRTVDEWFPANKVVALRDRIAGTDTALVDAATMYSSPLNYRPLPAKDRRLIIAGLGDRLAPPEQAEMLWRHWDHCAFHWFPGNHVLHVSQPDYLRRMTKFLAPFMFG comes from the coding sequence ATGCGAGACGTGGAGCCCGACAGTGTGCCCGACGAGGTGCTACCCCTTCCGGTACCCGATGTCCCCGGCGCCGACGCCACTGCCCGCGGACTCCCCCGGCGCGTCGACCTGACCCTGCGCCAGCGCCTCATCGTGGACTCCTCGGCCGTCGCTGACCTCGCGCTGCGCACCTCCATCGCCTCGCTTCTCAGCGTCACCATGGTGCCCACGCTCGCCCAAGCGCTGAACAGGTCCGCCGCTGCCACCGAACAGGAACACCTGCGCTTCTACGCCGAGTTGGCCGCGGCCCAAGATCCCCAGCTGTCGTTCCCCGCACCGCAGTCACCGCCGCGGGTGTCGTCCCGCGCGGCCAACCCGGTCGCCGAGTGGGTGGCGCACGGGAACGTCCGCAACATCCGGTTCGAGAGCAGCTTCCGCGCGGTGAACCCCGCGCTGCGTGACCACCGGGCAGGCTTCGCCCGCAACAACATCGTGCACGCCCAGCACTGGCGGCACGACGACGGTCCGCGACCGACGCTCTGCCTGATCCACGGTTTCATGGGGTCGGCGTACCTGTTCAACGGGCTGTTCTTCTCGTTGCCCTGGTTCTACCGGTGCGGATACGACGTGGTCCTCTACACGCTTCCGTTCCACGGGCGCCGCGCCGAGAAGTACTCACCGTTCAGCGGTCACGGCTACTTCGCCCACGGCATGGCCGGTTTCGCCGAAGCCATGGCCCAGGCGGTGCACGACTTCCGGTCTCTCCTCGACTACCTCGAGTTCACCGGCGTCGACCGGGTCGCGCTGACCGGGATGTCGTTGGGCGGCTACACCTCCGCGCTGATCGCGAGCGTGGACGACCGGATCCAGGCGGTCATCCCGAATGTGCCCGTGGTGACGCCGGACCGCACGGTCGACGAGTGGTTCCCCGCGAACAAGGTTGTCGCGCTGCGTGACCGGATCGCCGGCACCGACACCGCGCTGGTCGACGCGGCGACGATGTACTCGTCGCCGCTGAACTACCGCCCACTACCCGCCAAGGACCGTCGGCTGATCATCGCCGGCCTCGGTGACCGCTTGGCGCCTCCGGAGCAGGCCGAGATGCTGTGGAGACACTGGGATCACTGTGCCTTCCACTGGTTCCCGGGCAACCATGTGCTGCACGTCAGCCAACCGGACTACCTGCGCCGGATGACGAAGTTCCTGGCGCCGTTCATGTTCGGCTGA
- the eccD gene encoding type VII secretion integral membrane protein EccD, translated as MPQSALSDTNTAMPIVRVAVLTATAGDEDGDRAGRLTEIALPAQLPLREIIPAVQRIVAPSDDAPGVDPVSLAPIGGAPYSLDATLTTVGVVDGDLLALQPIPAGPPAPRIVEDIADAAMIFSAAREKPWGTAQIQRGATVAVVGLMLVATALAVAHRVVTDSIIGVFAVSAVAIAAVLGALVARTGSPRVATALAAAALPSVGAAFALAVPGDFGASGVLLGAAGIAAWSIISITVGERAIAVFTAVAAAALGVAVAAAAATVWSLSLLDIGCVLILIALLITVQAAQLSAMCARLPVPVIPAPGDPAPSALPRRVLEDLPRRIRAGDAYQTGFIAAGVLLAVTGSVLVVWPAVSGDGGVPVWSWYLVTATALAAALRARVWDSSACKAWLLGHGYLVTTVLLVLSAAHENYPAAWWALGVLAVLVAAWAVAALNPRIAQPDTYSLPMRRVVGFVATALDASVIPVMAYLVGLFTLVLNGF; from the coding sequence ATGCCACAGTCCGCTCTGAGCGACACCAACACCGCGATGCCCATCGTGCGGGTCGCCGTCCTCACCGCGACGGCGGGCGACGAGGACGGGGATCGCGCCGGGCGACTCACCGAGATCGCCCTGCCCGCACAGCTTCCGCTGCGCGAGATCATCCCCGCTGTGCAGCGCATCGTGGCACCGTCGGACGACGCACCGGGGGTGGACCCGGTGAGCCTGGCGCCGATCGGTGGTGCGCCCTACAGTCTGGACGCGACCCTGACCACGGTCGGGGTGGTCGACGGTGATCTGCTCGCGCTGCAACCCATCCCCGCGGGGCCGCCCGCGCCGCGCATCGTCGAGGACATCGCCGACGCCGCGATGATCTTCTCCGCGGCTCGCGAGAAGCCTTGGGGGACAGCGCAGATCCAACGCGGTGCGACCGTCGCCGTCGTCGGGCTGATGCTGGTCGCGACGGCACTGGCCGTCGCCCACCGGGTGGTGACCGACTCGATCATCGGGGTGTTCGCCGTCAGTGCGGTGGCGATCGCCGCCGTACTGGGTGCACTGGTGGCCCGAACGGGGTCACCCCGCGTGGCCACCGCGCTGGCCGCAGCCGCACTTCCGTCGGTCGGCGCGGCGTTCGCGCTCGCCGTGCCCGGTGACTTCGGCGCGTCCGGAGTTCTGTTGGGAGCCGCGGGCATTGCCGCGTGGTCGATCATCAGCATCACCGTCGGAGAGCGGGCGATCGCGGTGTTCACCGCCGTCGCCGCGGCCGCCCTCGGCGTGGCCGTCGCCGCGGCCGCCGCGACGGTGTGGTCGCTGAGCCTGCTCGACATCGGGTGCGTGCTGATCCTCATCGCGCTGCTGATCACCGTGCAGGCCGCCCAGCTGTCGGCGATGTGTGCCCGTCTTCCCGTGCCCGTCATCCCGGCGCCGGGCGACCCTGCGCCGTCGGCGCTGCCGCGTCGTGTCCTCGAGGATCTGCCGCGCCGCATCCGTGCCGGCGACGCGTACCAGACGGGGTTCATCGCCGCCGGTGTCCTGCTGGCCGTGACAGGTTCGGTTCTCGTGGTGTGGCCCGCGGTCAGCGGCGACGGCGGTGTGCCGGTGTGGAGCTGGTATCTCGTGACGGCGACCGCCCTTGCCGCCGCACTGCGGGCCCGGGTCTGGGACTCCAGCGCCTGCAAGGCATGGCTTCTCGGCCACGGCTATCTGGTGACGACGGTTCTGCTCGTCCTGTCGGCGGCCCACGAGAACTACCCCGCGGCATGGTGGGCGCTGGGTGTGCTGGCGGTGCTGGTGGCGGCGTGGGCAGTGGCGGCACTGAATCCGCGCATCGCACAACCCGATACGTACTCGCTGCCGATGCGCCGTGTCGTCGGGTTCGTCGCGACGGCTCTCGACGCATCGGTGATCCCGGTGATGGCCTACCTGGTCGGCCTGTTCACCCTGGTTCTGAACGGTTTCTGA
- the mycP gene encoding type VII secretion-associated serine protease mycosin: MTPVIRPAAALAVAAAVFTIGAAPAGAIPPPDVDPAATPPSGAAGPVAPMTQRNPCAVTGVVPGSDPAAPSPNQLSLNMSDAWRHSDGRDQLVAVIGTGVTPGPRLPNVDPGGDFVGSGDGLTDCDGSGTLVAGLIAGAPGPDGFSGVAPAARILAIRQTSPRYAPSSTGEDPALTRASIETRTLARAVVRAADSGARVIAISSVTCVPAGMSVDQSELGAALRYAAVEKDAVIVAAAGDTEGSTGCGENPLNDPARPADPRNWAGVSTLAIPAWWEQYVLSVGSVGPQGRPSAFTMAGPWVGIAAPGEDITSVSNDAAGGLANGTLNGEQQYDPLSGTGYATAYVAGVAALVRSRFPALTGPQVRERLTGTANQAARAPSNLVGAGRVDPVAALTWNVPAAGVDASVPKQVAAPPDTPPADPLPRLVAYAGVGVLAAVVIAAAVLRAKRKDPSA; encoded by the coding sequence ATGACCCCGGTGATACGGCCGGCGGCCGCCCTCGCGGTGGCCGCGGCGGTGTTCACGATCGGCGCTGCGCCCGCCGGCGCGATCCCGCCGCCGGACGTCGACCCGGCGGCGACACCGCCCAGTGGCGCCGCCGGACCCGTCGCACCGATGACACAGCGCAACCCCTGTGCTGTCACCGGTGTCGTCCCCGGCTCCGACCCGGCCGCGCCGAGCCCGAACCAGCTGTCGCTCAACATGAGCGACGCGTGGCGGCACAGTGATGGCAGGGACCAGCTGGTCGCCGTGATCGGCACCGGGGTGACACCGGGGCCGCGGCTGCCCAACGTCGATCCGGGAGGCGACTTCGTCGGATCCGGAGACGGGCTCACCGACTGTGACGGCAGCGGAACCCTGGTCGCGGGGCTCATCGCCGGAGCGCCCGGACCGGACGGGTTCTCCGGGGTGGCGCCCGCCGCCCGGATTCTCGCGATCCGACAGACCTCGCCGCGCTATGCGCCGAGCAGCACCGGCGAGGATCCGGCGCTGACCCGGGCGAGCATCGAGACCCGGACACTCGCCCGGGCGGTTGTGCGGGCCGCCGACTCCGGTGCCCGCGTCATCGCGATCTCGTCGGTGACCTGTGTTCCGGCCGGGATGAGCGTCGACCAGAGTGAACTCGGTGCCGCGCTGCGGTATGCCGCGGTGGAGAAGGACGCGGTGATCGTCGCGGCGGCCGGCGACACCGAGGGCTCGACGGGTTGCGGGGAGAATCCGCTCAATGATCCGGCCCGACCGGCCGATCCACGCAACTGGGCGGGGGTCTCCACGCTGGCGATCCCCGCGTGGTGGGAGCAGTACGTGCTATCGGTCGGCTCGGTCGGACCCCAGGGTCGTCCGTCGGCGTTCACGATGGCGGGGCCGTGGGTCGGGATCGCCGCTCCCGGGGAGGACATCACCTCGGTGAGCAACGACGCGGCGGGCGGCCTGGCGAACGGCACGCTGAACGGCGAGCAGCAGTACGACCCGCTCAGTGGCACCGGCTATGCGACCGCCTACGTCGCCGGGGTTGCGGCGCTGGTGCGCAGCAGGTTTCCCGCCCTGACGGGACCGCAGGTACGGGAGCGTCTGACGGGGACGGCGAATCAGGCCGCGCGGGCGCCGTCGAATCTGGTCGGTGCGGGTCGCGTCGATCCCGTGGCCGCGCTGACCTGGAATGTACCGGCTGCCGGCGTGGACGCTTCCGTCCCGAAACAGGTTGCCGCGCCTCCTGATACACCGCCCGCTGACCCATTGCCGCGCCTGGTCGCCTACGCCGGGGTGGGGGTGCTCGCCGCGGTGGTGATCGCCGCGGCGGTGCTGCGCGCGAAACGAAAGGACCCGTCCGCATGA
- the eccE gene encoding type VII secretion protein EccE: MIVRLSLAALFVIPAAMAYPWQTTFDRWLLGAAVAVVVILFAWWRGLFVTTLVARRIRLLTRRGRSADDGDAGEFATVALRVEQGQADLPLALAADHLDRYGIAFDKVRVTSREAAGHRTTWVSLTLGAASNIAALTARSPQIPLQDTVQVAARRLADHLRERGWEVTIDDAPGPLPGDGGKETWRGVVDGHGHLAAYRVRVDERLTETLAAAGSAGTEFWSAVEFTGSRTSPEIAASCALRTTDRPPAIAGLTAERGLHRSALDALGPTSHRRLLAPPVPATPELVAQLRLPVGAILSRT, translated from the coding sequence ATGATCGTCCGGCTCAGTCTGGCCGCGCTGTTCGTCATCCCCGCGGCGATGGCGTATCCCTGGCAGACCACTTTCGACCGTTGGCTCCTCGGTGCCGCGGTGGCTGTGGTCGTCATCCTGTTCGCCTGGTGGCGGGGACTTTTCGTCACCACGCTGGTCGCGCGCCGGATCCGGCTGCTCACCCGTCGTGGTCGCAGTGCCGATGACGGGGACGCGGGCGAGTTCGCCACGGTGGCGCTGCGGGTGGAGCAGGGACAGGCCGACCTGCCGCTCGCCCTGGCGGCCGACCACCTGGACCGCTACGGCATCGCCTTCGACAAGGTCCGCGTCACCAGCCGTGAGGCCGCCGGTCATCGCACCACGTGGGTGAGCCTGACCCTCGGTGCCGCATCGAACATCGCGGCGCTGACGGCGAGGTCGCCGCAGATCCCGTTGCAGGACACCGTGCAGGTCGCCGCGCGGCGGCTCGCCGACCATCTGCGCGAACGCGGCTGGGAGGTGACGATCGACGATGCGCCCGGACCGCTGCCCGGTGACGGAGGCAAGGAGACCTGGCGGGGTGTCGTCGACGGGCACGGACACCTGGCCGCCTACCGCGTCCGCGTCGACGAACGACTGACCGAAACCCTGGCCGCCGCGGGATCGGCCGGGACGGAATTCTGGTCCGCGGTCGAATTCACTGGCAGCAGAACCAGTCCCGAGATCGCCGCATCCTGCGCGTTGCGCACCACGGACCGTCCGCCGGCGATCGCCGGGTTGACCGCGGAGCGGGGCCTGCACCGCTCGGCGCTCGACGCGCTGGGCCCGACGTCGCACCGGCGGCTGCTCGCACCTCCGGTCCCCGCGACACCGGAACTGGTGGCGCAGCTGCGCTTGCCGGTCGGCGCGATCCTCAGCCGAACATGA